The proteins below come from a single Crossiella sp. CA-258035 genomic window:
- a CDS encoding PLP-dependent aminotransferase family protein, with protein MAELHLDLEPGLTRHTAIGRALRAAIRDGRLRPGDPLPSTRVLAAQLGVARGTVVEAYAQLTAEGWLRSRQGAPTVVAAAPALDPPTTHRPAEQGPRWDFRPGEPDTSLFPGAAWLAALRTVLRSAPAEVFRYGDQRGRIELRTALAGYLARARKVLCPPERIVVFSGFSPALRVLCETFQQLGIGELHMEEPCLYRHRDVVTKTGMGIRTAPVDGEGLTVSALTGRAALVTPAHQYPLGYTLSPLRRKQIVDWARRVDGYVVEDDYDGEYRFDRQPVGALHELDPSRVIYGGTTSKLLAPGMRLGWLALPARLVDPVVDVLTNQTVPALDQLALAELITSGRFDAHIRRTRTAYRRRREHLVTTLADLPVGAGLTGISAGLHAVLELPEGLALERELVARGARRGIALEGLEPYWHGEPRRTGLVLAYSRVPAAQARRSVEALNKLLRGS; from the coding sequence GTGGCCGAGCTCCATCTGGACCTGGAACCCGGGCTGACCCGGCACACCGCCATCGGCCGGGCACTGCGCGCGGCGATCAGGGACGGCAGGCTGCGCCCCGGCGACCCGCTGCCCTCCACCAGGGTGCTGGCCGCCCAGCTCGGTGTGGCCAGGGGCACCGTGGTGGAGGCGTACGCGCAGCTCACCGCCGAGGGCTGGCTGCGCAGCCGCCAGGGCGCGCCGACCGTGGTGGCCGCCGCCCCCGCCCTGGACCCGCCGACCACGCACCGGCCCGCCGAGCAGGGCCCGCGCTGGGACTTCCGGCCGGGCGAGCCGGACACCTCGCTGTTCCCCGGCGCCGCCTGGCTGGCCGCGCTGCGCACGGTGCTGCGCAGCGCGCCGGCGGAGGTCTTCCGCTACGGCGACCAGCGCGGCCGGATCGAGCTGCGCACCGCGCTGGCCGGGTACCTGGCCCGCGCGCGCAAGGTGCTCTGCCCGCCGGAGCGGATCGTGGTCTTCAGCGGCTTCTCCCCGGCGCTGCGGGTGCTGTGCGAGACCTTCCAGCAGCTCGGCATCGGCGAGCTGCACATGGAGGAGCCCTGCCTGTACCGGCACCGGGACGTGGTGACCAAGACAGGAATGGGCATCCGGACTGCCCCGGTGGACGGCGAGGGCCTGACGGTGAGCGCGCTGACCGGCCGCGCCGCGCTGGTCACCCCCGCGCACCAGTACCCGCTGGGCTACACGCTGAGTCCGTTGCGGCGCAAGCAGATCGTGGACTGGGCCCGGCGGGTGGACGGGTACGTGGTGGAGGACGACTACGACGGCGAGTACCGGTTCGACCGGCAGCCGGTGGGCGCGCTGCACGAGCTGGACCCGTCCAGGGTGATCTACGGCGGCACCACCTCGAAGCTGCTCGCCCCCGGCATGCGGCTGGGCTGGCTGGCGCTGCCGGCCCGGCTGGTCGACCCGGTGGTGGACGTGCTGACCAACCAGACCGTGCCCGCGCTGGACCAGCTCGCGCTGGCCGAGCTGATCACCAGCGGCCGGTTCGACGCGCACATCCGGCGCACCCGCACCGCCTACCGCCGCCGCCGCGAACACCTGGTGACCACCCTGGCCGACCTGCCCGTCGGCGCGGGCCTGACCGGCATCTCCGCCGGTCTGCACGCGGTCCTGGAGCTGCCGGAAGGCCTGGCCCTGGAGCGGGAGCTGGTCGCCAGGGGCGCCCGGCGCGGCATCGCGCTGGAGGGCCTGGAGCCGTACTGGCACGGCGAGCCGAGGCGGACGGGCCTGGTGCTGGCCTACAGCCGGGTCCCGGCCGCCCAGGCCCGCCGCTCGGTGGAAGCCCTGAACAAGCTGCTGCGCGGGAGCTAG
- a CDS encoding Gfo/Idh/MocA family oxidoreductase: MTVRAALVGYGLGGSAFHAPFLDSTPGLRLAAVVTGNPQRQQAVRERYPDTEIIRSLDDLLVRHDEFDLAVISTPNREHYANASAALRHGLPVVVDKPFSATAADAAALADLAASRGLLAAPFHNRRYDGDFLTVRRILTEGAIGNPTRFESRFERWRPDPSTSWKAWKESADPADAGGITHDLGSHLIDQAVALFGRPVHVYAEIGVRRAGAVADDDAFLALTHHGGVRSQLWMSALAADLGPRFRVLGDAGAYVKHGMDPQEELLKQGATPGGPGWGEEPEEAWGRVGSVGDFQPVRTEPGGYQHYYAGIVKALTEGAPPPVSALDGVTTAEIIEAAYASSRSGQVIEI, encoded by the coding sequence ATGACTGTGCGCGCGGCTTTGGTGGGTTACGGGCTGGGTGGCTCGGCCTTCCACGCCCCCTTCCTGGACAGCACCCCCGGCCTGCGGCTGGCCGCGGTGGTCACCGGCAACCCACAGCGGCAGCAGGCGGTGCGCGAGCGGTATCCGGACACCGAGATCATCCGCAGCCTGGATGACCTGCTGGTACGCCACGACGAGTTCGACCTCGCGGTGATCTCCACGCCGAACCGGGAGCACTACGCCAACGCCTCGGCCGCGCTCCGGCACGGGCTGCCGGTGGTGGTGGACAAGCCGTTCTCGGCCACCGCGGCCGATGCCGCCGCGCTGGCCGACCTGGCCGCGAGCCGGGGGCTGCTGGCCGCGCCGTTCCACAACCGGCGTTACGACGGGGATTTCCTTACCGTACGGCGAATTCTCACTGAGGGAGCAATCGGAAATCCGACCCGGTTCGAATCCCGGTTCGAACGCTGGCGGCCCGATCCCAGCACCAGCTGGAAAGCCTGGAAGGAAAGCGCGGACCCGGCCGACGCCGGCGGCATCACGCACGACCTGGGCAGCCACCTGATCGACCAGGCGGTGGCGCTGTTCGGGCGGCCGGTCCACGTCTACGCCGAGATCGGCGTGCGCCGCGCCGGCGCGGTCGCCGACGACGACGCCTTCCTCGCCCTCACCCACCACGGCGGGGTGCGCTCCCAGCTGTGGATGAGCGCGCTGGCCGCCGACCTGGGCCCGCGGTTCCGGGTGCTCGGCGACGCCGGCGCCTACGTCAAGCACGGCATGGACCCGCAGGAGGAGCTGCTCAAACAGGGCGCGACCCCGGGCGGCCCCGGCTGGGGCGAGGAGCCGGAGGAAGCCTGGGGCCGGGTGGGCTCGGTCGGCGACTTCCAGCCGGTGCGCACCGAGCCCGGCGGCTACCAGCACTACTACGCGGGCATCGTGAAGGCGCTCACCGAGGGCGCGCCGCCGCCGGTGAGCGCGCTGGACGGAGTGACCACGGCGGAGATCATCGAGGCCGCCTACGCCTCCAGCCGCTCGGGCCAGGTGATCGAGATCTAG
- a CDS encoding acyl-CoA desaturase, whose product MTATLESPVQPSAPKPMLDGERSAASYLGVKIFVILPFLALIAAVPLAWGWGLSWLDIGLAIGFYAISGLGVTVGYHRLFTHGSFRANKPLRVALAVAGTMAVQGSPTDWVADHRRHHAFSDKEGDPHSPWLYGDSPLALAKGFWHAHMGWMFEREKTNLDRFAPDLMADKSIRAVDRLLVPITTASFILPGILGGLITWSWWGALTALFWAGFVRVSFLHHVTWSVNSICHMIGDRPFKSKDKAANFWPLAILSFGESWHNLHHADPTCARHGVLRGQLDISARTIWIFEKLGWATQVRWPTPRRLARITKGQDD is encoded by the coding sequence GTGACAGCAACTCTTGAATCCCCGGTGCAGCCCAGTGCCCCCAAGCCGATGCTCGACGGTGAACGCTCAGCTGCCTCCTACCTGGGCGTCAAGATCTTCGTCATCCTTCCCTTCCTCGCCCTCATCGCCGCGGTCCCGCTGGCCTGGGGCTGGGGCCTGAGCTGGCTGGACATCGGCCTGGCCATCGGGTTCTACGCGATCAGCGGCCTCGGCGTCACGGTCGGCTACCACCGGCTGTTCACCCACGGCTCCTTCCGGGCCAACAAGCCGCTGCGGGTGGCGCTCGCGGTCGCGGGCACCATGGCCGTGCAGGGCTCGCCCACCGACTGGGTGGCCGACCACCGGCGGCACCACGCCTTCTCCGACAAGGAGGGCGACCCGCACTCGCCGTGGCTCTACGGTGACTCCCCGCTGGCACTGGCCAAGGGCTTCTGGCACGCGCACATGGGCTGGATGTTCGAGCGGGAGAAGACCAACCTGGACCGGTTCGCACCGGACCTGATGGCGGACAAGAGCATCCGCGCGGTCGACCGCCTGCTGGTGCCGATCACCACGGCCAGCTTCATCCTGCCCGGCATCCTCGGTGGCCTGATCACCTGGTCCTGGTGGGGCGCGCTGACCGCGCTGTTCTGGGCCGGGTTCGTCCGGGTGTCGTTCCTGCACCACGTGACCTGGTCGGTGAACTCGATCTGCCACATGATCGGCGACCGCCCGTTCAAGTCCAAGGACAAGGCGGCCAACTTCTGGCCGCTGGCCATCCTCAGCTTCGGCGAGTCCTGGCACAACCTGCACCACGCCGACCCGACCTGCGCCCGCCACGGCGTGCTGCGCGGTCAGCTCGACATCTCGGCCCGCACGATCTGGATCTTCGAGAAGCTGGGCTGGGCCACCCAGGTCCGGTGGCCCACCCCGCGCCGCCTGGCCCGGATCACCAAGGGTCAGGACGACTGA
- a CDS encoding FAD-dependent monooxygenase, with protein MNFAKSHSDVLVIGAGPIGLLLAAELRLGGASVTVLERLTEPSTFSKAFGIGGRTLDLFDQRGLLDHLPADAHRWGAGHFSGLPTWLTYDRLPTAHPYVLRIAQHETELLLAGHATRLGADLRRGHTVTALAQDADRVQVTVDSPQGTYTATADYLIGCDGGRSTVRKLAGIGFPGSTGETASLLGDVVLTEEPPRTGMTRTDTGMIFIGPLGDGLHRVVPTLFDEPGPEHGEPTLEELRAALRVVIGTDLGAHSPRWLSRFRDNSRIAESYRCGRVLLAGDAAHVHAPFGGQGLNLGFGDAMNLGWKLLAALRGREDLLETYERERRPVAERVLTNTRAQFALSRPGEQVTALRELLDGLLDIPEVNDRLAAITTSTTLSYDLPGAHPLTGTFLADLPLAVDGEPVRLAELLRPGKGLLLNLGEQEFRAEGVPVVSAKTENPPAAALLIRPDGHIAWAAGPEGADGPAEAVELWFSRPDPW; from the coding sequence ATGAACTTCGCGAAATCCCACTCCGACGTGCTCGTCATCGGCGCCGGACCGATCGGCCTGCTGCTGGCCGCCGAACTGCGCCTGGGCGGCGCGTCCGTCACCGTGCTCGAACGGCTCACCGAGCCCAGCACCTTCTCCAAGGCCTTCGGCATCGGCGGCCGCACCCTCGACCTGTTCGACCAGCGCGGCCTGCTGGACCACCTGCCCGCCGACGCGCACCGCTGGGGCGCGGGCCACTTCAGCGGCCTGCCGACCTGGCTGACCTACGACCGCCTGCCCACCGCGCACCCGTACGTGCTGCGGATCGCGCAGCACGAGACCGAACTCCTGCTGGCCGGGCACGCCACCCGGCTCGGCGCCGACCTGCGCCGCGGCCACACGGTGACCGCGCTCGCCCAGGACGCCGACCGCGTTCAGGTCACTGTGGACAGTCCACAAGGGACGTACACGGCGACCGCGGACTACCTCATCGGCTGCGACGGCGGCCGCAGCACCGTGCGCAAGCTGGCCGGGATCGGCTTCCCCGGCAGCACCGGTGAGACCGCCAGCCTGCTCGGCGACGTGGTGCTCACCGAGGAGCCGCCGCGGACCGGCATGACCCGCACCGACACCGGCATGATCTTCATCGGCCCGCTCGGCGACGGCCTGCACCGGGTGGTGCCCACGCTGTTCGACGAACCGGGACCCGAGCACGGCGAGCCGACCCTGGAGGAGCTGCGGGCGGCCCTGCGCGTGGTGATCGGCACCGACCTCGGCGCGCACTCCCCGCGCTGGCTGTCCCGGTTCCGGGACAACAGCCGGATCGCCGAGAGCTACCGCTGCGGCCGGGTGCTGCTGGCCGGCGATGCCGCGCACGTGCACGCGCCCTTCGGCGGCCAGGGCCTCAACCTGGGCTTCGGCGACGCGATGAACCTCGGCTGGAAGCTCCTCGCCGCCCTGCGCGGCCGGGAGGACCTGCTCGAGACCTACGAGCGGGAGCGCAGGCCGGTCGCCGAGCGGGTGCTGACCAACACCAGGGCCCAGTTCGCGCTGTCCAGGCCGGGTGAGCAGGTCACCGCGCTGCGCGAGCTGCTGGACGGCCTGCTGGACATCCCGGAGGTCAACGACCGGCTGGCCGCGATCACCACCAGCACCACGCTGTCCTACGACCTGCCCGGCGCGCATCCGCTGACCGGCACCTTCCTCGCCGACCTGCCGCTGGCGGTGGACGGCGAACCGGTCCGGCTGGCCGAGCTGCTCCGGCCCGGCAAGGGCCTGCTGCTCAACCTCGGCGAGCAGGAGTTCCGGGCCGAGGGCGTGCCGGTGGTCTCGGCCAAGACCGAGAACCCGCCGGCCGCGGCGCTGCTGATCCGGCCGGACGGACACATAGCGTGGGCCGCCGGTCCCGAAGGAGCCGACGGCCCAGCTGAGGCGGTGGAGCTGTGGTTCAGTCGTCCTGACCCTTGGTGA
- a CDS encoding MarR family transcriptional regulator, producing MAGQDPLALDSQLCFSLYAASRAVTALYRPMLDELGLTYPQYLVLLVLWERGPVSVKELGEALHLDSGTLSPLLKRMESAGLLQRRRSAEDERSVLIEPTGKGSDLRARAREIPERLTCGMGLPLDELTELHTRLRRLNDSMSAVREKEGQ from the coding sequence ATGGCGGGACAGGATCCGCTGGCGCTGGACTCCCAGCTGTGCTTCTCGCTGTACGCCGCCTCGCGGGCGGTCACCGCGCTGTACCGGCCGATGCTGGACGAACTGGGCCTGACCTATCCGCAGTACCTGGTGCTGCTGGTGCTCTGGGAACGCGGCCCGGTCTCGGTGAAGGAACTGGGCGAAGCGCTGCACCTGGACTCCGGCACGCTCTCCCCGCTGCTCAAGCGGATGGAGTCGGCGGGCCTGCTCCAGCGGCGGCGCAGCGCCGAGGACGAGCGCAGTGTCCTCATCGAGCCGACCGGGAAGGGCAGCGACCTCCGGGCGAGGGCGCGCGAGATCCCGGAACGGCTGACCTGCGGTATGGGACTGCCCCTTGACGAGCTGACCGAGCTGCACACGCGGCTGCGGCGGCTGAACGACTCGATGTCAGCAGTACGAGAGAAAGAAGGCCAGTGA
- a CDS encoding organic hydroperoxide resistance protein, with translation MSVLYTAEATATGSGRGGEIVSSDGVLDESLAVPKELGGAGGEGTNPEQLFAAGYAACFNGALQLVARNNKTPVDGSSVNAKVGIGPNGNGGFQLTVALAVTVPGVERAVAEDLVAKAHQVCPYSNATRGNIDVQVTVV, from the coding sequence ATGAGCGTGCTCTACACCGCGGAAGCCACCGCGACCGGCAGCGGCCGGGGCGGCGAGATCGTCTCCTCCGACGGCGTGCTGGACGAGAGCCTGGCGGTGCCGAAGGAGCTCGGCGGCGCGGGCGGCGAAGGCACCAACCCGGAGCAGCTGTTCGCCGCGGGTTACGCCGCCTGCTTCAACGGCGCCCTGCAGCTGGTGGCCCGCAACAACAAGACCCCGGTCGACGGCTCCTCGGTCAACGCCAAGGTCGGCATCGGCCCGAACGGCAACGGCGGCTTCCAGCTGACCGTGGCCCTCGCGGTCACCGTGCCGGGGGTCGAAAGGGCAGTCGCGGAGGACCTCGTGGCCAAGGCGCACCAGGTCTGCCCCTACTCCAACGCCACCCGTGGCAACATCGACGTGCAGGTCACGGTCGTCTGA
- a CDS encoding DUF3558 domain-containing protein, with protein sequence MGGLCAALVLTGCAAVPGTPTTSSSANQHGAPPLAQPELDTAPFVPDPCRLLAEPQLAQLGVAVPGKPEDSPLGKTCRWIATDTPARIDFSLAINTQLGGLDRLYGRRNAFALWQPLEVSGYPAVIADDDDQKSGECQVNVAVSNTVLVPVGLQLKSGADQPADFADPCPRGVKILEQVVSTLKGGR encoded by the coding sequence GTGGGCGGACTCTGCGCCGCGCTGGTGCTCACCGGATGCGCCGCCGTCCCCGGCACCCCGACCACCTCCAGCAGCGCGAACCAGCACGGTGCGCCACCGCTGGCCCAGCCCGAGCTGGACACCGCGCCGTTCGTGCCCGATCCCTGCCGCCTGCTCGCCGAACCCCAGCTCGCCCAGCTCGGCGTCGCCGTGCCGGGCAAGCCCGAGGACAGTCCGCTCGGCAAGACCTGCCGCTGGATCGCCACCGACACCCCGGCCAGGATCGACTTCTCGCTCGCCATCAACACCCAGCTCGGTGGCCTCGACCGGCTCTACGGCCGCCGGAACGCCTTCGCGCTGTGGCAACCGCTGGAAGTGTCCGGCTATCCAGCGGTGATCGCCGACGACGATGACCAGAAGTCCGGTGAGTGCCAGGTCAACGTGGCGGTGTCCAACACCGTCCTGGTCCCGGTCGGTCTCCAGTTGAAGAGCGGCGCGGACCAGCCCGCTGACTTCGCCGATCCCTGTCCCCGGGGCGTCAAGATCCTCGAACAGGTGGTCAGCACGCTGAAAGGTGGCCGCTGA
- a CDS encoding cytochrome P450, whose translation MATEEPGVCPRLHGAEFDANPYPAYDWLRKHSPVHRIDLPGGAWAWLVTRYEDALEALGHPKLHKSPAKANVVWQRSGMGLPFDHRPTLARNMLNSDPPDHARQRQAVSALFSAQRMERLRERCRRLTEQALREFSRNGKADLIAELAYPLPVTIICDLLGMPQEDRANYHRWAAVIDSSEVAAIDEVWGVTDSLERYVHGLVAMKREQPADDLVTALVGLQDKKILSADEVTSMVFLLMISGHETTVALIGNGLLTLLRQPKYAELARTDPSTLGAIVEEVLRYAGPVRNATWRFAIEPVTIGGQLVQTGEPVLVSLLSANHDPEVFDSPAEFDPYRRGSHHIAFGHGPHVCVGQSMSRVLGEVAISTVLRYLPDLRLAVPVEELRWWPSAIMRGVYELPVEFTPRTI comes from the coding sequence GTGGCCACTGAGGAACCCGGCGTGTGCCCGCGCCTGCACGGCGCGGAGTTCGACGCCAACCCGTACCCGGCCTACGACTGGCTGCGCAAGCACTCGCCGGTGCACCGGATCGACCTGCCCGGCGGGGCCTGGGCCTGGCTGGTGACCCGGTACGAGGACGCGCTGGAGGCGCTGGGCCACCCGAAGCTGCACAAGAGCCCGGCCAAGGCGAACGTGGTGTGGCAGCGCTCCGGCATGGGCCTGCCCTTCGACCACCGCCCGACCCTGGCCCGCAACATGCTCAACTCGGACCCGCCGGACCACGCCCGCCAGCGCCAGGCGGTCAGCGCGCTGTTCAGCGCCCAGCGGATGGAACGGTTGCGCGAGCGCTGCCGCAGGCTGACCGAGCAGGCGCTGCGCGAGTTCTCCCGCAACGGCAAGGCGGACCTGATCGCCGAGCTGGCCTACCCGCTGCCGGTGACCATCATCTGCGACCTGCTCGGCATGCCGCAGGAGGACCGCGCCAACTACCACCGCTGGGCCGCGGTGATCGACTCCTCCGAGGTCGCCGCGATCGACGAGGTCTGGGGCGTCACCGACTCGCTGGAGCGCTACGTGCACGGCCTGGTCGCGATGAAGCGCGAGCAGCCGGCCGACGACCTGGTGACCGCGCTGGTCGGCCTGCAGGACAAGAAGATCCTCAGCGCCGACGAGGTCACCTCGATGGTCTTCCTGCTGATGATCTCCGGCCACGAGACCACGGTCGCCCTGATCGGCAACGGCCTGCTCACCCTGCTCCGCCAGCCCAAGTACGCCGAGCTGGCCCGCACCGACCCGAGCACCCTCGGCGCGATCGTCGAGGAGGTGCTGCGCTACGCGGGCCCGGTGCGCAACGCCACCTGGCGCTTCGCCATCGAGCCGGTCACCATCGGCGGCCAGCTCGTGCAGACCGGCGAACCGGTGCTGGTCTCCCTGCTGTCGGCCAACCACGACCCCGAGGTCTTCGACTCGCCAGCCGAGTTCGACCCCTACCGCCGCGGCAGCCACCACATCGCCTTCGGCCACGGCCCACACGTGTGCGTCGGCCAGTCGATGTCCAGGGTGCTGGGCGAGGTCGCGATCAGCACGGTGCTGCGCTACCTGCCGGACCTGCGCCTGGCGGTGCCGGTGGAGGAGCTGCGCTGGTGGCCGAGCGCGATCATGCGCGGGGTGTACGAACTTCCGGTGGAATTCACGCCCCGAACGATTTGA
- a CDS encoding oxidoreductase has translation MRWFALIGPCVAAVLTCSAAVPAAATTAEVTSATKLHWELQPSGTDARFRGLAAVNREVAWLGGSKGTVLRTVDGGRSWQDVSPPGAAELQFRDIEAFDARTAVALTIGEGEQSRIYRTSDGGRSWTESFRNTDPKAFYDCVGFFDRRHGLAMSDPVDGKVRVLSTEDGGRSWTVLPSAGMPDALPGEAGFAASGQCLVTSGPRDAWIATGGGARARVFHTSDRGRTWSVSDTPLASKPTAGVFALAFRDRRTGIAIGGDFENPNTAKDALARTGDGGRGWQVPPQAPAGYRSGATWLPHSMVGVLAVGPSGSDLSLDGGRHWRQFDAGSFDTVDCTPDLSCWAAGEKGRVARLRLG, from the coding sequence ATGAGGTGGTTCGCCCTGATCGGGCCGTGTGTCGCGGCCGTGCTGACCTGCTCCGCCGCCGTTCCCGCCGCGGCGACGACCGCCGAGGTGACCTCGGCCACGAAACTCCACTGGGAACTCCAGCCCAGTGGCACCGACGCCCGCTTCCGCGGCCTGGCCGCGGTGAACCGGGAGGTGGCCTGGCTGGGCGGCAGCAAGGGCACCGTGCTGCGCACCGTGGACGGCGGGCGCAGCTGGCAGGACGTGAGCCCGCCCGGCGCGGCCGAGCTCCAGTTCCGTGACATCGAGGCATTCGACGCGCGCACCGCGGTGGCGCTGACCATCGGCGAGGGCGAGCAGTCCCGGATCTACCGGACCAGCGACGGCGGCCGGAGCTGGACCGAGTCCTTCCGCAACACCGACCCCAAGGCCTTCTACGACTGCGTCGGCTTCTTCGACCGGCGGCACGGCCTGGCCATGAGCGACCCGGTGGACGGCAAGGTCCGGGTGCTCTCCACCGAGGACGGCGGCCGCAGCTGGACCGTGCTGCCCAGCGCGGGCATGCCGGACGCGCTGCCCGGCGAGGCCGGGTTCGCCGCCAGCGGCCAGTGCCTGGTCACCTCGGGCCCCCGCGACGCCTGGATCGCCACCGGCGGCGGCGCCAGGGCCAGGGTCTTCCACACCAGCGACCGCGGCCGCACCTGGTCGGTCAGCGACACCCCGCTGGCCAGCAAGCCCACCGCGGGCGTGTTCGCGCTGGCCTTCCGCGACCGGCGCACCGGCATCGCCATCGGCGGTGACTTCGAGAACCCGAACACGGCCAAGGACGCGCTGGCCCGCACCGGTGACGGCGGCCGCGGCTGGCAGGTGCCGCCGCAGGCCCCGGCCGGCTACCGGTCCGGCGCGACCTGGCTGCCGCACTCCATGGTCGGCGTGCTCGCGGTCGGGCCCTCCGGCAGCGACCTGAGCCTGGACGGCGGGCGGCACTGGCGGCAGTTCGACGCGGGCAGCTTCGACACCGTGGACTGCACGCCGGACCTGTCCTGCTGGGCCGCGGGGGAGAAAGGCAGGGTCGCGAGGTTGCGGCTGGGCTGA
- a CDS encoding aminotransferase class I/II-fold pyridoxal phosphate-dependent enzyme codes for MTTALAPTANWPFADLLAVAESVNAKVDPPVVDGVVGPTIVQNGRELVNFASINFLNLHQRPDIRDYFINASKAHGLTTGGSRMTQGISRPHLEMEQAVCRVTGKERTISFATGLLANFGFLNAMTKYFDFGDGLKCDNTDSVIVMDRHAHWSLLKAAEHLEHGKRLHTFRHNSPEDLEKVLKRIDSPKVVVVIESVYSADGSIAPMGQLIDICEKYGALSFVDDANGFMLYGTENRPFHEEFAAMRRATFIMMSFSKAIGIEGGAIAGPADAINAFEITSGTSMFTAAMQPPTAATVGHLINMLDADPSIVDNYLARVERFRARLTEIGAPPFETPSYITSVLVGKDETADLVKEAFVEKGFLIPMFMFPAVKRNQAVMRLIINNDHTDEQLEYFLSTLAELKDKYNF; via the coding sequence ATGACGACAGCCCTCGCGCCGACCGCTAATTGGCCCTTCGCCGATCTTCTGGCCGTGGCCGAGTCCGTCAATGCGAAGGTCGATCCGCCCGTGGTGGACGGCGTGGTCGGCCCGACCATCGTCCAGAACGGCCGGGAGCTGGTGAACTTCGCGAGCATCAACTTCCTCAACCTGCACCAGCGGCCCGATATCCGCGACTACTTCATCAATGCGTCGAAGGCACACGGGCTGACCACCGGCGGTTCCCGCATGACCCAGGGGATCAGCCGCCCGCACCTGGAGATGGAGCAGGCGGTCTGCCGGGTCACCGGCAAGGAACGCACCATTTCTTTCGCCACCGGGCTGCTCGCGAACTTCGGATTCCTCAATGCGATGACGAAGTATTTCGACTTCGGTGACGGCCTCAAGTGCGACAACACCGACTCCGTCATCGTCATGGACCGGCACGCGCACTGGAGCCTGCTCAAGGCGGCCGAGCACCTGGAGCACGGCAAGCGGCTGCACACCTTCCGGCACAACTCGCCGGAGGACCTGGAGAAGGTGCTCAAGCGCATCGACTCGCCCAAGGTCGTCGTGGTCATCGAGAGCGTGTACTCCGCTGACGGCAGCATCGCGCCGATGGGCCAGCTGATCGACATCTGCGAGAAGTACGGCGCGCTCAGCTTCGTCGACGACGCCAACGGCTTCATGCTCTACGGCACCGAGAACCGCCCGTTCCACGAGGAGTTCGCCGCGATGCGGCGGGCCACCTTCATCATGATGTCCTTCTCCAAGGCCATCGGCATCGAGGGCGGGGCGATCGCCGGACCGGCGGATGCCATCAACGCCTTCGAGATCACCTCGGGCACCTCGATGTTCACCGCGGCCATGCAGCCGCCCACCGCGGCCACCGTGGGCCACCTGATCAACATGCTGGACGCCGATCCGTCCATTGTGGACAACTACCTGGCCAGGGTGGAGCGCTTCCGCGCCCGGCTGACCGAGATCGGCGCGCCGCCGTTCGAGACGCCCAGCTACATCACCTCGGTGCTGGTCGGCAAGGACGAGACCGCGGACCTGGTGAAGGAGGCCTTCGTGGAGAAGGGCTTCCTCATCCCGATGTTCATGTTCCCCGCGGTCAAGCGCAACCAGGCGGTCATGCGCCTGATCATCAACAACGACCACACCGACGAGCAGCTGGAGTACTTCCTCAGCACGCTCGCCGAGCTGAAGGACAAGTACAACTTCTGA